DNA sequence from the Candidatus Kryptonium sp. genome:
AATCGCCAATTACCTTAAGCGGCAATTCAGCGATGAGCAAATTTTGGAGAAACTTGAAAAGGCGGAGACAGTGACTTTGCACCGACGCAACGGTCAACTTTTCATCACATTCGGCGACGCAGCGAGTTACTTGCAAGCGTCAGGTCGGACATCCCGCCTTTTCGCTGGCGGGATAAGTCGCGGTGTGAGCCTAATCTTGGCGTGGGACAAAAAAGCCTTCAACAGCCTTTTGCGAAGGCTCAGGCTCTTTTATGACGAAGTTGAGTTTGCCAACGCCGACGAAGTTGATTGGGAGGCGGAATTGCACAAAGTAGACGAAGACCGAAAGCGAATTAAGCAATTGCTCCGTGAGGGAACGACCTTAGCATCAAGAGAAGCCAGACCAGAAATTCGCACCACTCTCGTTATCGTTGAATCACCAAACAAGGCTCGGACAATCGCCCACTTCTTTGGGACCCCTCAAAGGCGAATTGTCAACGGTTTGTCGGTTTGGGAAGTCACGACAGGAGACAGGCTAATCGCTATCACTGCTTCACTTGGTCATGTCTTTGATTTGGTTGAGCGAGAGGGAATTTACGGCGTCCTTCAACTTGACGGAAATTTTGTGCCCGTTTACGGCTCAATCAAATCTTGCCCAAACTGTGGGGAACAGACGACCGAAGAAAATTGCTCTTGCGGCAAACCGCCAGAGCGGGATAAGTTGACGCTAATTCAAGCCATGCAAAGGGTTGCTGTCCAATTTGACGAAATCGTCATCGCAACAGACCCTGATGCGGAAGGCGAAAAAATAGGTTACGACTTGATGGCTGCACTTAAGCCTTTCAACCCGAACATTGTCCGAGCCGAATTTCACGAAGTAACAAGGCGAGCATTCACTCAAGCCCTTCAATCGCCCCGTGAAATTGAGCGAAACCTTGTCAAGGCACAAGTGACCCGCCGAATCCTTGACAGGTGGGTCGGGTTTGAGTTGTCTCGCAGGCTTTGGCAAGTTTTTGACCGATACGACCTTTCCGCTGGAAGGGTTCAAACTCCAGTGCTCGGTTGGGTCATTGAGCGGACGGATTTGGCACGGCAGAAAAAGGCTCGCATAACTGTTCAACTCGCTGATCCCGAATCCAAAATCCAAGTTCAACTCAATTTTGAGCATGAAAACATACCGTTTGCACGAAGGTTGTTTGACAAGTTGGAGCAAGCGAAATTGAGCGTTGAAGAAATTGGAGAAGAAACTGTCAACCCTCAACCGCCATACAACACAGGCACACTCCTCGCCGACGCCGGTTCGTTCGCTTCTGCGACTCAACTGATGGATACTTTGCAAGATTTGTTTGAGCGCGGTCTCATAACTTATCACCGAACCGATAGCGTTCGTGTTTCCGATGCGGGTTTGAAAGTTGCCGAGGAGTTGCTGAAGGAGCGTTATGACTTGTCGTTGTTTCAGCCCCGCCGTTATGGGACTGAAGGCGCTCACGAGTGCATCCGACCGACGAGAGCCTTGACAGAAGACGATTTGAGGCTTTGGGTTTCCGCAGGTCGCATCTCCCTTGACAACCCAAATTTTGCACTGAGAATTTACGGAATGATTGTCCGCAGGTTTTTGGCATCGCAAATGAAACCTGCAAAGGTTAAAAAAGCCAAGGTCACTTTAAAGTTGGACGACTGGCAGCAAGATTGGGAAGTCATCGCAGAAGTTATTGAAGAAGGTTTCCACTGCGTCTCACCGCTTCGCGTCCAGCCTGTCACCCCCGAAATGAAAATTGTCGGCAAACAAATTCGGTTCGTCAGTAAAGTCATGCCGTTCACACAAGGGAGTTTGATTGAAGAGATGCGCCAACGGGGATTGGGTAGACCTTCAACTTACGCAAAAATCGTCCAGACGCTTATTGAGCGGGGCTATGTCTCCGAACTCAAGGGCTTCCTGTTCGCCACGGACTTGGGGCGACAAGTTTACCGATGGCTTCGCCTCCGCTTCCCTGAATTTGCCGATGAGGCGCTGACGAGGGACATGGAGGAGAAAGGTGACAAAATTGAAGCAGGTGAACTTGACTATCAGGCTGTCCTTTGGGAGTTGAGGCGAAGTCGTTTGTTCCTACAATGACGATTTGATAATCTTCAAAGATGGGCATTTTCAATCTCAAAAGGGAAAAATTAATCTGCTGTTGTGATAAACCACCTTTTCATTGTGCATATGTGGCTAAAGTTTCTATCAAATTTAACTTTCAAAATTGCTGGCGAACAATGCGAATCTTCTCTTTCCTCCTTTGCTTTAAAAAATCGCTTATCAAATTTGGGGCATGATGTAAAAGTTATCATGATTTATCCTGTCAGCTTACCTTTTAATCGTGCCTTGCTTAACGACACGAGTTTGGATTTTGAGTTAACGCACGAGACGGAGGTAAGATACAAAAGTGAGGCGTTAGACACGATTAGAAAGCTTTTGAGAAAAAATGTTTAATAAAACAAAATCAAAAGATTTCAGGTGTCTGTGAAATTTTGATCAACCTTCGTTGCCTTTATTTATATACACTGTCCTTATCGGGAACGGTATGATGATTCCTTCTTCTCTATATCGTTTGTGTAATCTCTTGATGAACTCATGCCTTACGGCGTATTGCTCTTGAAATTCTTTGCATCTTAACACAACTGTGAAGTTTATGCTGAAATCACCGAATGTATGATAACGAATAACAGGTTCAAATGTCGGCACACCGCCAGGGACTTCTCTCATCACCTCCCTTGCAACTTCAAGAGTTACCCTTTCAACTTTTTCAAGGTCGCTATCATAGCTTACGCCAACTTGCACAGGAATTGACATCTCTTTTTCAGGCATGAAGTAATTCTTAACTATCGCCTGCGCAAGCTTTGAGTTTGGAATGATTATATAATTGTTCGGAAGTTCTCTAATGGTCGTGTTCCTCCAAGTTATATCAACGACATAGCCCTCTTCGCCACTTTCAAGCCGTATGTAATCCCCAGGTTTTATTTGTCTTGTTAAAATTATATGAAGCCCAGCAAATAAATTTGAAAGCGTATCCTGTAAAGCCAAGGCCACAGCTAAACCACCAACCCCAAGGGCAGTCAAAACGGGCGTGATTGAGATCCCGAGCGAATGCAAAATTACCAAAATACCTATCGTGAAAACAACGATTCTGGCGAGGTTTGCGAATAAACTTGTTGAAGGCAAAACATCTTGGGCTCGTTTGCTGTATATGTTTATAAATCCGACGCTAATTTTTGAGAGGACAATTGTAAAAGAAAGAATGTAAAGTATCAGGATGATCTTGTGTAAATAATTTAAAAGAACTGGGCTTATCTTCGTAGTTGATATAGCTATATGTAAACCAATTAAGCTAAACCAGAAAGTAAGCCATCTGCGTAGCGAGGTGATTATTATGTCATCCCCTTCCCATTTCGTTTTTTCCGCAATTTTATGAAGTTTTCTGAGGACGATCTTTTCAAAAATTACCCCAATGACTACGCTGGCGAAAAAGAGCGCAACTGGTAAAATATACTCTCTCATCTCCTCAAACATTGTTTTTGTCTTTTAATTCGGAACTTTTGTTTTAAATACATTTTAAGAATTTTAAGTCAAGATCAATCGCAAGTCGCGTTGAAATTTACAAACGATGCGAGTTATTTCATGAATTTGCCTTAAAGAAGTTTGAAAATTGAAAAATCAGAAAGATCAAAGCGTTTGATTAAGTTATTTTTATAACTTTGCTCATCACAAAGTCAACAAATGACGGAAAGAATTTATTTATCCAAACAGTGAGCTTACCTACTGGGGTGAGAATTATGTCCCGTTTCTTTTTAACGACCGCTTTTAAAATTTCTTCTGCGACTTTTTCAGCAGACATTATCATAAATCTTCCTTGCATTCGCGTTGTCCCGTAATACTTTGCATTTTCAAAAAATTTTGTCTCGGTTGTTCCTGGATGGACCCCGATGAAATGGATTCCAAGTTTTTTATACTCAACCCTCAATGCTTCCGTAAGCCCTGTAAGTGCAAACTTACTTGCGGAGTAAATCCCCATTCCTGAAACACCTCTTTTTCCAACGACGGATGAAACATTGACAACTATCCCTCCCCCTTGTTCAATCATAATTGGAACGATCTTGTGAATAAGATAAGCTGAGCCAAGGAAATTCACTCGCATTATTTTTTCAATCTCTTCAAAAGGTGTTTGATGAAACCAACCATAAATCCCATAACCCGCGTTATTAACAAGTATATCAATCCTTCCAAAATTTCTCAATGTTTGATCAACGAGATTATCAAGCGATCCAAAATCAGAGACATCGGATTGAACTACTAAAACATTTTGGTTGAAGGATTTAATTTCGTCTGCGACTTTATTTAAGTTTTCAAGATTTCTTGATGCGAGAACAACTTTACATCCTGCTTTTGCGAAAATTTTTGCGGTTTCCTTACCAATTCCGGTTGATGCGCCCGTAATTATCGCAACTTTGTCTTTAAGTGGCATACGGTTGAAAAAAGACATTTTTTTAATTCTCTTTTTGATTTGTGATATCTCTTGACGATTAGAAAAATCAAAATTAATTTCAACTTCGTTTCATTGCATTTAAACCTTCGTCAACATTTTTAAGTTTAAAACTTAAAACCGATTGAATCTTGCTTATATTTAGCGAACAATCTTTTGCGCCGGCAAGATAAGTTTTGACCGAATCCATTGGGACAGGCACCACCAAATCTTGTGAATAGCCGAAGGTGTCTGCAAACTTCATTGCGAATTCATATCTTGATATCCTTTCCGAGCCACCGAGATTGAATATATCGTTTTTTATGTCCTTTGAGATCAATTCGTCTATTG
Encoded proteins:
- a CDS encoding mechanosensitive ion channel family protein produces the protein MREYILPVALFFASVVIGVIFEKIVLRKLHKIAEKTKWEGDDIIITSLRRWLTFWFSLIGLHIAISTTKISPVLLNYLHKIILILYILSFTIVLSKISVGFINIYSKRAQDVLPSTSLFANLARIVVFTIGILVILHSLGISITPVLTALGVGGLAVALALQDTLSNLFAGLHIILTRQIKPGDYIRLESGEEGYVVDITWRNTTIRELPNNYIIIPNSKLAQAIVKNYFMPEKEMSIPVQVGVSYDSDLEKVERVTLEVAREVMREVPGGVPTFEPVIRYHTFGDFSINFTVVLRCKEFQEQYAVRHEFIKRLHKRYREEGIIIPFPIRTVYINKGNEG
- the rgy gene encoding reverse gyrase, which codes for MAHFLHGTAYIIVPTRMLVEQVAERCQAFGNKKVVAYLGRARERKAIEAGDYEILITTSMFLSSSFELLNGRRFDFVFVDDVDALLKSGRNVDKVLKLLGFSEDEIETAWSQVTKKVPVAASGESETEEGEESVETEDIFGEPENQEDELTSPQPLVPSSQSQVPKANPKGILVVSSATLRPRTKRVALFRTLLGFEVAPVRVTVRNICDAVKWVQDIEEAKQQLVRWVKLFGKGGVVFVSGELGREGVSEITSHLRSEGIVANPYDELDLDAFRRGEIEVAVGISIPTNALVRGVDLPETIRYAIFVDVPKISFPLTTDDPRNFAGLLLALREVSDDKALIDAYLATMRRYRYLRPDQPLPKKVQEIANYLKRQFSDEQILEKLEKAETVTLHRRNGQLFITFGDAASYLQASGRTSRLFAGGISRGVSLILAWDKKAFNSLLRRLRLFYDEVEFANADEVDWEAELHKVDEDRKRIKQLLREGTTLASREARPEIRTTLVIVESPNKARTIAHFFGTPQRRIVNGLSVWEVTTGDRLIAITASLGHVFDLVEREGIYGVLQLDGNFVPVYGSIKSCPNCGEQTTEENCSCGKPPERDKLTLIQAMQRVAVQFDEIVIATDPDAEGEKIGYDLMAALKPFNPNIVRAEFHEVTRRAFTQALQSPREIERNLVKAQVTRRILDRWVGFELSRRLWQVFDRYDLSAGRVQTPVLGWVIERTDLARQKKARITVQLADPESKIQVQLNFEHENIPFARRLFDKLEQAKLSVEEIGEETVNPQPPYNTGTLLADAGSFASATQLMDTLQDLFERGLITYHRTDSVRVSDAGLKVAEELLKERYDLSLFQPRRYGTEGAHECIRPTRALTEDDLRLWVSAGRISLDNPNFALRIYGMIVRRFLASQMKPAKVKKAKVTLKLDDWQQDWEVIAEVIEEGFHCVSPLRVQPVTPEMKIVGKQIRFVSKVMPFTQGSLIEEMRQRGLGRPSTYAKIVQTLIERGYVSELKGFLFATDLGRQVYRWLRLRFPEFADEALTRDMEEKGDKIEAGELDYQAVLWELRRSRLFLQ
- a CDS encoding SDR family oxidoreductase; translation: MPLKDKVAIITGASTGIGKETAKIFAKAGCKVVLASRNLENLNKVADEIKSFNQNVLVVQSDVSDFGSLDNLVDQTLRNFGRIDILVNNAGYGIYGWFHQTPFEEIEKIMRVNFLGSAYLIHKIVPIMIEQGGGIVVNVSSVVGKRGVSGMGIYSASKFALTGLTEALRVEYKKLGIHFIGVHPGTTETKFFENAKYYGTTRMQGRFMIMSAEKVAEEILKAVVKKKRDIILTPVGKLTVWINKFFPSFVDFVMSKVIKIT